CAAAGCGCGCATTTAGATGTCCTCCTGACGATGAGCCAGTAATGTCGCAAACGCCCCGTTGGCTGCGCTAAGTTCGGCATAAGTGCCTTGTTCAACGATCTGTCCTTCCTGCATCACCCAGATAGCATCCCAGTCGGCAAGGTCTTCAAGTTGGTGTGTCACCATCAGCGTAGTCTGGCGGCGTGACGCTGCGTTCAACGCTTGCATCACGCGTTGTTCGCTGTGTGCATCCAGGCTGGCGGCGGGTTCATCCAGCAGCAGCAACTGACACGGATTGAGTAAGGCGCGAGCCACGGCAACGCGCTGCGCTTGTCCGACAGAAAGTCGAGCCGCCTGATCGCCTACTGGTGTATCTACACCCTGCGGCAGTAGCGGTAAAAACTCACTGACCCAGGCGCTGTCGAGTGCGGCCTGCAGCTGTTCTTCGCTGGCATCGGGGCGAGCAAGCAGCACGTTATCGCGTAACGTGGCGGCAGGAAGCTGCGGATTTTGTCCAACCCAGGACAGCTGTTTGCGCCAGCAATCAGGCGACAGGTCGCGTAGTTCAAAGCCGTTAATTCGCAGCGATCCCTGATAAGAGAGAAATCCGGACAGGACATTGAGCAACGAACTTTTTCCGGAGCCGCTGCGGCCAACCAGCACCGCGCGTTGGCCCGCTGGCAGGGTAAAGTTGAGCGGGCCTGCAAGCACTTTACCTTCCGGCGAGGTGATGACCAGATCTCGTGCTTCGATTGACACGGCGTCTTTTGTCGCCAGCTCAATGTCGCCACGCTCAGGATGTGCAAGCGGGGTTTCCATGAAGGTTTTCAGACTGTCTGCTGCACCAACGGCTTGTGCTTTGGCGTGATAAAACGTGCCCAGATCGCGCAGGGGCTGGAAAAATTCCGGCGCCAGAATGAGCGCGAGGAAGCCGGCAGCTAATGTGACACCTGTGCCGTAGTGTCCAAAATCGAGTTCGCCAAGGTAGGAAAAACCGAAGTAAACCGCGACCAGTGCGATGGACAGGGAGGTAAAGAACTCAAGGACACCGGATGACAGGAAAGCCAGGCGCAGGACTTCCATAGTGCGCTGGCGGAAATCCTGTGACGCAGCGCGGATGCTTTCCGTTTCGGCTTCACCGCGACCAAAGATTCTTAGCGTCTCCATGCCACGCAGGCGGTCGAGGAAATGGCCGCTGAGGCGAGCAAGAGCCTGAAAATTGCGGCGGTTAGCGTCGGCAGCACCCATACCAACCATCGCCATAAACAACGGGATCAGCGGGGCAGTTCCAAGCAGAATAAGGGCGGCCACCCAGTTTGACGGGAATACCGCCGCCACGATCAATAAGGGGACGCATACGGCCAACGCCATTTGCGGCAGATAACGTGCATAGTAATCATGCATATCGTCAATCTGCTCCAGGATCAACGTGGCCCAACTCCCGGCCGGTTTGCCTTGTATCCAGGCCGGACCTGCCTGTTGCAGACGGTCAAGCACCTGGCGGCGAATTTCAAAGCGAATATGCTGCCCTGCGTGAAACCCGACCCGTTCGCGTAACCAGACGACCCATGCCCGCAGGATGAAAATCAATACCAGCACGATGAAAGGAAGCAGAAGCGCCTCTCGGGGAATATTGGCCATGATCATATGGTCCAGAATTCGGGCCATGAGCCAGGCCTGAGCGACAATTAACAGGCCGCTCACGAACCCCAACAGGCGCGAAATGTTCAGCCATCGTTGGGAAATTACACTTTGCTGTTTTAACCAGCGGGTCAGCTCTTTTTGACGGGTTTTATTCATTGCACGCTTAGCAGGTGAGTTATTGGAATTTTTGGGCAGGGCAATGTTACAACGAGGCAAAAATAAAGGCGACTTATAGTCGCCTTTTTTACTTTTGTTACTGATTTGTAAAACTTATTTGCAAGCGTCCGCCAGACCGTCGAGATAACGTTCTGCATCAAGCGCGGCCATACAGCCCGTGCCCGCAGAGGTAATCGCCTGGCGATAAATATGGTCCATCACGTCACCGGCTGCGAAGACACCCGGAATGCTGGTTTGAGTGGCATTGCCGTGAATACCGGACTGAACTTTGATGTAGCCGTTTTCCAGTTCCAACTGACCGTCGAAAATAGCGGTATTCGGGCTGTGACCGATAGCGACAAATAACCCGGCAACGTCCAGTGATTCCACGTTGTCAGTGTTTTGCGTATCGCGCAGACGCAGTCCGGTTACGCCCATTTGATCGCCGGTCACTTCTTCCAGCGTGCGGTGGGTGTGAAGCACGATGTTGCCGTTTTCAACTTTATCCATCAAACGTTTGATGAGAATTTTCTCCGCGCGGAAGCTGTCGCGACGGTGAATCAAATGCACTTCAGATGCGATATTCGCCAGATATAGCGCTTCTTCAACAGCGGTGTTGCCGCCGCCGATCACCGCAACTTTTTGGTTACGGTAGAAGAAACCGTCGCAGGTCGCGCAGGCGGAAACGCCACGGCCTTTGAATGCTTCTTCTGAAGGCAGACCCAGGTAACGTGCTGAAGCGCCGGTGGCGATGATCAGTGCGTCACAGGTGTATTCACCGCTGTCGCCGGTCAGACGGAAAGGACGGTTTTGCAGATCAACTTTGCTGATGTGATCAAAAATGATTTCAGTGTCAAATTTGGATGCATGTTCGTGCATACGCTCCATCAGCAGCGGGCCAGTAAGATCGTGCGGATCGCCAGGCCAGTTTTCCACTTCTGTTGTTGTGGTCAACTGACCACCTTTTTCCATACCGGTAATCAGTACCGGTTGCAGGTTCGCGCGTGCAGCGTAGACCGCAGCGGTATATCCCGCAGGGCCTGAGCCCAGAATAAGAAGTTTACTGTGTTTGGTTGCGCCCATGAGATCCCCATAGTTGTTGGCAGGCAATGAGCAGGATTGTAGGGAATTTACAGACGTAAAAAAAGAGTATGGCGATTTTGTTAACAATATGTGTAATAGCAGAAACCGATGAACGGGGTGATCAGCCGTAATACTATAACGATTTCTACTTAAAATCGGTCAGTTATAAGGTGATAAAATGACGATTTTCCATCACTGCGAATGAATAACTGGCATGTTGTACTAAAAATCGATGTTTTGCTTTGACAATCCCCTGCTGTTTTGCGAAAACATTCAAGGAAGAAAAAAACTGTGTCATGTATGTGCTGCATAATCATGCATGTAGATACCATGTTTACCGTGTTAGCGAAATCTACGCATGGTGTGGACAGATGCCATTCGTGATGTCGATAGCCGCCGACAGGCAACGGTCTTCTCACCATAAACCCAGACATTGCGAACCGAAAATCCCTCTGGGTTGCGGTTTATTTTGATGGGTAGCGACTCTGAACAGTGATGTTGGTAGAGTCAGGCAGGAGTAGGGAAGGAATACAGAGAGACAATAATAATGGTAGATAGTAAGAAGCGCCCTGGCAAAGATCTCGACCGTATCGATCGTAACATTCTTAATGAGCTGCAAAAGGATGGGCGTATTTCTAACGTCGAGCTTTCTAAACGTGTGGGACTTTCACCAACGCCCTGCCTTGAGCGTGTGCGTCGGTTGGAAAGACAGGGTTTTATTCAGGGCTATACAGCGCTGTTAAACCCGCATTATCTGGATGCATCACTTCTGGTTTTTGTTGAGATTACTCTGAATCGTGGCGCCCCGGATGTGTTTGAACAATTCAACTCTGCAGTACAAAAACTTGAAGAAATTCAAGAGTGTCATTTGGTTTCCGGTGATTTCGACTATTTGCTGAAAACACGCGTACCGGATATGTCGGCATACCGTAAGCTGTTGGGGGAAACCCTGCTGCGTCTGCCTGGCGTGAATGACACACGTACTTATGTAGTCATGGAAGAAGTCAAACAGAGCAATCGTCTGGTAATTAAGACGCGCTAACACGGAACAGGTGCAAAATCGACGCAGTTTGATTACACTCCTGTTAATCCATACAGCAACAGTGCCGGGGTAACCCGGTGCTGTTGTCCGTTTTAGCATCGGGCAGGAAAAGCCTGAAACCTGGAGAGCCGTTTTTGAGCCAGGAATACACTGAAGACAAAGACGTCACATTGACGAAGTTAAGCAGCGGGCGCCGACTTCTGGAAGCGCTACTGATCCTTATTGCCCTTTTTGCCGTCTGGTTGATGGCTGCCTTACTCAGCTTTAACCCTTCGGATCCCAGTTGGTCACAAACCGCATGGCATGAAC
This window of the Citrobacter freundii ATCC 8090 = MTCC 1658 = NBRC 12681 genome carries:
- the lrp gene encoding leucine-responsive transcriptional regulator Lrp, with product MVDSKKRPGKDLDRIDRNILNELQKDGRISNVELSKRVGLSPTPCLERVRRLERQGFIQGYTALLNPHYLDASLLVFVEITLNRGAPDVFEQFNSAVQKLEEIQECHLVSGDFDYLLKTRVPDMSAYRKLLGETLLRLPGVNDTRTYVVMEEVKQSNRLVIKTR
- the trxB gene encoding thioredoxin-disulfide reductase; amino-acid sequence: MGATKHSKLLILGSGPAGYTAAVYAARANLQPVLITGMEKGGQLTTTTEVENWPGDPHDLTGPLLMERMHEHASKFDTEIIFDHISKVDLQNRPFRLTGDSGEYTCDALIIATGASARYLGLPSEEAFKGRGVSACATCDGFFYRNQKVAVIGGGNTAVEEALYLANIASEVHLIHRRDSFRAEKILIKRLMDKVENGNIVLHTHRTLEEVTGDQMGVTGLRLRDTQNTDNVESLDVAGLFVAIGHSPNTAIFDGQLELENGYIKVQSGIHGNATQTSIPGVFAAGDVMDHIYRQAITSAGTGCMAALDAERYLDGLADACK
- the cydD gene encoding heme ABC transporter permease/ATP-binding protein CydD; the protein is MNKTRQKELTRWLKQQSVISQRWLNISRLLGFVSGLLIVAQAWLMARILDHMIMANIPREALLLPFIVLVLIFILRAWVVWLRERVGFHAGQHIRFEIRRQVLDRLQQAGPAWIQGKPAGSWATLILEQIDDMHDYYARYLPQMALAVCVPLLIVAAVFPSNWVAALILLGTAPLIPLFMAMVGMGAADANRRNFQALARLSGHFLDRLRGMETLRIFGRGEAETESIRAASQDFRQRTMEVLRLAFLSSGVLEFFTSLSIALVAVYFGFSYLGELDFGHYGTGVTLAAGFLALILAPEFFQPLRDLGTFYHAKAQAVGAADSLKTFMETPLAHPERGDIELATKDAVSIEARDLVITSPEGKVLAGPLNFTLPAGQRAVLVGRSGSGKSSLLNVLSGFLSYQGSLRINGFELRDLSPDCWRKQLSWVGQNPQLPAATLRDNVLLARPDASEEQLQAALDSAWVSEFLPLLPQGVDTPVGDQAARLSVGQAQRVAVARALLNPCQLLLLDEPAASLDAHSEQRVMQALNAASRRQTTLMVTHQLEDLADWDAIWVMQEGQIVEQGTYAELSAANGAFATLLAHRQEDI